In a genomic window of Flexibacter flexilis DSM 6793:
- a CDS encoding T9SS type B sorting domain-containing protein: MYKILKLYSYIIATLLLLGSFSHKAAATHIRAGEITVKRISTTTLTYKMTLTVYTDSLSPIDDPENRLYYGDGTSEMKARTGPRTPILGKGTWMSIYEYTHTYPATGSYLIYYIGENRNVDVKNMANSSSTQFYVETRIIIDPFLGINNTPVLTNPAIDLAGIGQKYFHTPAAYDPDGDSLSYENIPSMKDYNPSTQTGVTVDNYQNPAVRAGGQNEAQTAAATNTINPITGVLTWDAPQLVGYFNTAIRITEWRRGRAIGYVVRDIQIIVRDTRNYRPKLIIPKDTCIAAGTILNKTIIGLDTNLADKVKITSYGGVYSLVAPQQAAVFTPPNPIGNPSFAQFSWTTSCADVREQPYDVTFKAEDIPVFAPVLATTEIWRITVVAPAPQLTSATPQPNKSIILNWQNYICPNASTIAIYRKVDSSDFVEGNCNIGLPASSGFVKIGEVSSTTTSFTDNNGGLGLKRGLTYCYRLVAAFPAPAGGESYASNEVCASLLLDVPVMTNASVQTTAQNGQMLVRWIRPLEFDKTLYPAPYQYRVFRADGLNGTNYTQVHQANSIDDTTFIDQVDTRQKEYRYKVGFYYGNSATLLDTSDAAASIQLTATGSVSSVNLSWTTNTSWSNTEKYHLVYRQVNNVFEVIDSVLANSTTVSYTDNGTYLGIPLQASQTYFYKIQTRGAYQNPKISQTLYNDSYEVSAMPRDTVAPCAPFLTIDSLICPTDCQTPFLPNNYNILTWKPNLVAPCDTDVVRYNIYFTATEDQNPTYLATTTNTSWTHQNLTSLAGCYEVTALDQFGNESVRSNRVCKDNCVLLEFPNVFTPNDDNKNQTFRPICITPQYIKSITFRVYNRWGKKLYETSDREKIQWDGNITGNQRQATTGTYFYSAEVEFFRLNPRNAKRTYRGWLDLLK; the protein is encoded by the coding sequence ATGTATAAAATACTAAAATTATATTCTTACATTATTGCTACATTATTATTGTTGGGGAGCTTTTCCCACAAAGCGGCTGCAACCCACATTAGAGCAGGTGAAATCACGGTTAAGCGCATCTCTACCACCACGCTCACCTACAAAATGACACTCACTGTCTATACTGATAGTCTTTCGCCCATCGACGACCCCGAAAATCGCCTTTATTACGGAGATGGCACATCAGAAATGAAAGCACGTACAGGCCCACGCACGCCGATTCTTGGCAAAGGAACTTGGATGAGTATTTATGAATACACTCACACGTATCCCGCCACAGGTTCTTATTTGATTTACTATATCGGTGAAAATCGCAATGTGGACGTAAAGAATATGGCCAATTCGTCCAGTACGCAGTTTTATGTTGAAACGCGTATTATTATAGACCCATTTTTGGGCATCAATAACACGCCAGTTCTCACCAACCCTGCTATTGATTTGGCAGGTATCGGACAAAAATATTTTCATACACCTGCCGCCTACGACCCCGACGGGGATAGTCTTTCTTATGAAAATATTCCTTCGATGAAAGACTACAATCCAAGCACCCAAACAGGCGTTACGGTGGACAATTATCAAAATCCTGCCGTGCGTGCTGGCGGCCAAAACGAAGCACAAACCGCCGCAGCCACGAACACCATCAACCCTATAACGGGCGTTTTGACTTGGGACGCGCCGCAACTTGTCGGTTATTTTAACACGGCCATACGCATTACGGAATGGAGACGTGGCCGCGCCATCGGCTATGTGGTACGTGATATTCAGATAATTGTACGCGACACGCGCAACTATCGTCCCAAACTCATTATACCAAAAGACACTTGCATTGCGGCTGGCACAATCCTGAACAAAACCATTATCGGCTTAGATACCAATCTTGCAGACAAAGTAAAAATCACGTCTTATGGCGGCGTTTATTCGTTGGTAGCTCCGCAACAAGCTGCCGTTTTTACGCCTCCCAATCCTATCGGCAATCCATCGTTTGCGCAATTTAGCTGGACAACTTCTTGCGCTGACGTGCGCGAACAGCCTTACGATGTTACGTTTAAAGCAGAAGATATTCCTGTTTTCGCGCCTGTATTGGCCACTACCGAAATTTGGCGAATTACGGTGGTTGCACCTGCTCCACAACTGACCAGTGCCACGCCACAACCCAACAAATCCATTATTCTTAATTGGCAAAACTATATTTGCCCAAATGCTTCTACCATTGCCATTTACAGAAAAGTAGATAGCTCGGATTTTGTGGAAGGCAATTGTAACATTGGTTTGCCCGCCTCGTCTGGTTTTGTAAAAATAGGAGAAGTAAGCAGCACAACTACTTCTTTTACAGACAATAATGGAGGGCTTGGCCTCAAACGCGGCCTAACGTATTGTTACAGATTAGTGGCCGCATTCCCTGCGCCTGCGGGTGGCGAAAGCTACGCCTCAAACGAAGTGTGTGCCTCTCTCCTACTTGATGTACCCGTAATGACAAACGCTTCCGTGCAAACCACTGCCCAAAACGGCCAAATGCTTGTGCGCTGGATACGGCCATTAGAATTTGATAAAACCCTTTATCCTGCGCCTTACCAATACCGCGTATTCAGAGCCGACGGCCTAAACGGTACAAATTACACGCAAGTGCATCAGGCTAATTCCATTGATGACACTACCTTCATAGACCAAGTAGATACACGCCAAAAAGAATACCGCTATAAAGTGGGATTTTATTATGGAAATAGTGCAACACTGTTAGACACCTCCGACGCGGCGGCGAGCATACAACTCACTGCCACAGGTAGTGTATCTAGCGTAAATTTGAGTTGGACTACGAATACTTCTTGGAGTAACACGGAGAAATATCACTTGGTTTACAGACAAGTAAATAATGTTTTTGAGGTAATAGATAGTGTATTGGCCAATAGCACTACGGTTTCTTATACAGACAATGGCACATATTTGGGCATTCCGTTGCAGGCCTCACAAACGTATTTCTACAAAATACAGACACGCGGCGCGTACCAAAACCCCAAAATTAGCCAAACACTTTATAATGATTCTTACGAAGTTTCGGCTATGCCGCGCGATACGGTTGCGCCGTGTGCACCCTTTTTGACCATCGACTCGCTGATTTGCCCGACCGATTGCCAAACACCATTTTTACCCAACAACTATAATATATTAACGTGGAAACCAAATTTAGTCGCGCCTTGCGATACAGATGTAGTGCGTTATAACATTTATTTTACGGCAACCGAAGACCAAAATCCAACGTATTTGGCCACCACGACTAACACCTCTTGGACGCATCAAAACCTCACGTCGTTGGCGGGTTGCTATGAGGTAACGGCCTTAGACCAGTTCGGCAACGAAAGCGTGCGCAGCAATCGTGTTTGTAAAGACAATTGTGTTTTGTTAGAATTTCCGAACGTGTTCACGCCCAACGACGACA
- a CDS encoding YfiR family protein, translated as MKTTIIRLSFFSVIYLASFVGAIAQQTDYKYHSIFIYNFTKYLQWPAANSSGDFVIGIVGNSPIVSELEKMASSKTVGSRKIVVKRFAGADEIAPCQMLFVPHNQNRYLAEITAKARKSSILVITESPGLAHKGSNINFVIKENKWRFELNKKATDEANIKVSQELLSLSIPVE; from the coding sequence ATGAAAACTACAATAATCAGATTATCGTTTTTTAGTGTAATATATTTGGCCAGTTTTGTTGGCGCGATAGCGCAACAAACCGATTATAAGTATCATTCTATTTTTATTTATAATTTTACCAAATATTTGCAATGGCCAGCAGCTAACTCTTCTGGTGATTTTGTAATTGGTATAGTTGGCAACTCGCCTATTGTTTCTGAACTGGAGAAAATGGCGAGTAGTAAGACGGTGGGCAGCCGCAAAATCGTGGTGAAGCGTTTTGCGGGTGCGGACGAAATCGCACCGTGTCAGATGCTTTTTGTACCTCATAACCAAAACAGATATTTGGCCGAAATTACAGCAAAGGCGCGTAAGAGTAGTATTTTGGTTATTACCGAGTCGCCAGGTTTAGCGCACAAGGGAAGTAATATAAATTTCGTGATAAAAGAAAATAAATGGCGTTTTGAGTTGAATAAAAAAGCAACTGATGAGGCGAATATTAAAGTATCACAAGAGTTGTTAAGTCTCTCAATACCAGTAGAATAA
- a CDS encoding GAF domain-containing protein — MKSGIRYKIFIGFFTLIAIFVFNAALSVYTLRESENIIKRNSEIIDPSLEGIKEFEKLVIRSKMYTTNWVYLRENEEDKQSLKQLHNVEYPTLKEKIKALMPYWEDRRQTVRMDSIFQKFEKLLILEKEIMQTLVSFDDYEDPIKKFTATGTIETQLIPASSVVLKELSVLSDAKRKEVAASKEKLLDSFDVLRWIIIGLGIALSVIGVVRATLTANSITRPLKYIQGIILRLGVGELPEESNRTFNNDEIGEMAKAVEQLVAGLRATSNFAENIGNGNLKASFTPLSDADVLGNSLLEMRSNLQKVAEDDKKRNWATEGVAKFSEILRQNNDNINKLSDEIVANLVKYLGANQGGLYIVNEDDTNDEPYLYLAGCYAWDKKKYIDQKIAYGEGLTGQSWQEKDTLFITDVPQDYISITSGLGDANPTSIIIVPLKINEQVYGVVEMASFNVFQDFEIEFVEKIGESIASTLSTAKVNERTTRLLEESQMMTEQMKAQEEEMRQNMEELQATQEEMERAQLSISRKEKLFDSTMVVLELDNSFSITSANEMADIMLGYRSRDLTGSALKELISDETSLSQLKSSLMLGQVWQGTTAIRSSKGGIVKVKLVAGSTTDEFESEHSYLVIMLRLDS; from the coding sequence ATGAAATCAGGTATCAGGTATAAAATTTTTATTGGCTTTTTTACGCTTATCGCCATTTTCGTATTTAATGCAGCACTGAGCGTTTACACGCTGCGCGAGAGTGAGAACATCATTAAGAGAAACTCTGAAATTATTGACCCTTCGTTGGAAGGCATCAAGGAGTTTGAAAAACTAGTGATTCGCTCAAAAATGTACACCACTAACTGGGTGTATTTACGTGAAAATGAGGAAGATAAGCAGTCTTTGAAGCAGTTGCATAACGTAGAATATCCTACGCTCAAAGAAAAGATAAAAGCCTTGATGCCTTATTGGGAAGACCGCCGTCAGACGGTGCGAATGGATTCTATTTTCCAAAAATTCGAAAAACTTTTGATTTTGGAGAAAGAAATCATGCAAACGCTTGTATCCTTTGATGATTACGAAGATCCCATTAAAAAATTTACCGCTACAGGAACTATTGAAACCCAATTGATTCCTGCATCGTCAGTTGTATTGAAGGAGCTTTCGGTGCTATCTGATGCCAAACGTAAAGAAGTTGCTGCTTCTAAAGAGAAATTATTAGATTCTTTTGACGTGTTGCGTTGGATAATTATAGGTCTAGGTATTGCCCTTTCGGTGATTGGCGTAGTAAGAGCAACCCTTACGGCAAACTCTATTACACGCCCACTCAAATATATACAAGGTATTATCTTGCGTTTGGGTGTGGGTGAACTGCCAGAAGAAAGCAATCGCACTTTCAATAACGACGAAATCGGCGAAATGGCCAAAGCCGTAGAACAATTGGTGGCGGGCTTGCGTGCGACTTCTAATTTTGCTGAAAATATTGGTAATGGCAATCTAAAAGCCTCATTTACACCGCTTAGTGACGCAGATGTTTTGGGTAACTCGCTTTTGGAAATGCGTTCTAACCTCCAAAAAGTAGCCGAAGACGATAAAAAACGTAACTGGGCTACAGAAGGCGTAGCGAAATTCTCGGAAATTCTGCGCCAAAACAACGATAACATCAATAAACTTTCTGATGAAATCGTAGCCAATTTGGTGAAATATCTTGGTGCAAATCAAGGTGGCCTTTATATCGTAAACGAAGACGATACCAACGACGAACCATATTTGTATTTGGCGGGCTGCTATGCTTGGGACAAAAAAAAATATATTGACCAAAAAATTGCTTACGGCGAAGGTCTGACAGGGCAATCTTGGCAAGAAAAAGATACGCTATTCATTACGGACGTTCCGCAAGATTATATTTCTATTACTTCTGGCTTGGGCGATGCTAATCCGACAAGTATCATTATCGTGCCGCTCAAAATAAATGAGCAAGTGTACGGGGTGGTAGAAATGGCTTCGTTTAATGTTTTCCAAGATTTTGAAATTGAATTTGTGGAAAAAATCGGCGAAAGCATTGCTTCTACGCTTTCGACGGCCAAAGTAAACGAACGTACAACCCGTTTGCTAGAAGAGTCGCAAATGATGACCGAGCAAATGAAGGCGCAAGAAGAAGAAATGCGTCAGAACATGGAAGAGCTTCAGGCTACACAAGAAGAAATGGAGCGTGCGCAGTTGAGTATTTCTCGCAAAGAGAAACTATTCGATTCTACGATGGTGGTATTGGAGCTTGATAATTCATTTAGCATTACATCTGCCAACGAAATGGCCGATATAATGCTGGGTTATCGTTCGCGCGATCTGACAGGTTCTGCTCTTAAAGAGTTGATTTCTGACGAAACGTCTTTGTCTCAATTAAAATCCTCCCTTATGCTCGGCCAAGTTTGGCAAGGAACAACAGCTATTCGCAGCAGCAAAGGTGGTATTGTGAAAGTGAAATTAGTAGCAGGTTCGACTACTGACGAGTTTGAAAGCGAACACAGTTATTTGGTAATTATGCTTCGCTTAGATTCATAA